Proteins from a genomic interval of Micromonospora sp. NBC_00389:
- a CDS encoding RNA-guided endonuclease InsQ/TnpB family protein, translating to MGKVVKRAYKYRFYPTPLQADQLNRTFGCVRKVYNLALDARTRAWAVHGQRSTYVQSSAWLTEWKRTEELAFLNEVSSVPLQQALRHLQAGFAAFWGKRSRYPRFKAKRKSRASAEYTRSAFRWRDGQLTLAKMDAPLGIVWSRPLPEGAEPSTVTVSRDAAGRWFVSLLVDDPTVKALPSLFTAVGVDVGITSLLTLSNGEKITNPRHERADRRRLAKAQRNLSRKGRDTKNRAKARLAVARIHCRIADRRRDHLHKLSTRLVRENQTVVIEDLSVRNMLRNHSLARAISDAAWTQLRSMIEYKAAWYGRQVIAVDRWYPSTKTCSACGRINTAMTLGVRAWTCLGCDAVHDRDVNAACNILAAGLAER from the coding sequence GTGGGTAAGGTGGTGAAGCGGGCATACAAGTACCGCTTCTATCCGACCCCGCTGCAGGCCGATCAGCTCAACCGCACCTTCGGTTGCGTGCGCAAGGTCTACAACCTCGCCTTGGATGCGCGCACCCGCGCGTGGGCGGTGCACGGGCAGCGCAGCACCTATGTGCAGTCCTCGGCGTGGCTGACCGAGTGGAAGCGCACCGAGGAGCTGGCGTTTCTCAATGAGGTCAGTTCCGTGCCGTTGCAGCAAGCCCTGCGGCACCTGCAAGCCGGGTTCGCCGCGTTTTGGGGCAAGCGGTCGCGCTACCCGCGTTTCAAGGCCAAGCGCAAGTCCCGGGCGTCGGCGGAATACACCCGCTCGGCATTCCGCTGGCGCGACGGGCAACTCACTCTGGCCAAGATGGACGCCCCGCTGGGCATCGTGTGGTCTCGGCCCCTGCCCGAAGGGGCCGAACCGTCGACGGTCACGGTGTCCCGCGACGCGGCCGGTCGGTGGTTCGTGTCCCTGCTGGTCGACGACCCCACCGTCAAGGCACTGCCGTCGCTGTTCACGGCGGTCGGGGTGGACGTGGGAATCACGAGCCTGCTCACCTTGTCCAACGGGGAGAAAATCACCAACCCGCGTCATGAGCGCGCCGACCGGCGCAGGTTGGCCAAGGCGCAGCGGAACCTGTCCCGTAAGGGCAGGGACACCAAGAACCGGGCCAAAGCCCGGCTTGCCGTGGCCCGCATCCACTGCCGCATCGCCGACCGGCGGCGGGATCACCTGCACAAGCTGTCGACTCGACTCGTCCGCGAGAACCAAACGGTCGTGATCGAGGATCTCAGTGTGCGCAACATGCTGCGCAACCACTCGCTGGCCCGCGCCATCTCTGACGCGGCGTGGACACAACTGCGCAGCATGATTGAGTACAAGGCCGCCTGGTACGGGCGGCAGGTTATCGCCGTCGACCGCTGGTATCCGAGCACGAAGACCTGTTCGGCGTGCGGGCGGATCAACACCGCGATGACCCTCGGCGTTCGCGCCTGGACGTGCCTCGGCTGTGATGCCGTGCATGACCGGGACGTCAACGCCGCGTGCAACATTCTCGCCGCCGGGCTGGCGGAGAGGTAA
- a CDS encoding WD40/YVTN/BNR-like repeat-containing protein: protein MTTSLGLVIALALTASSAPRPVQESLATNSPTGPMEIPDEWMTAQRMSDGSRDLSVAKYAKARGEAHDLNLRTRLLYRHLAQREWNFFGPSNIGGRVVDIAVDPQVPDQIFIAAASGGVWKSDDAGATFETAWPDDGTQSMGAVAMTSDGVLFAGTGEAQPGGGSITFGGDGIYRSKDRGRTWRHVGLKDSHAIGRFAIDPSNEDRIFAAASGNLFVPGGQRGVYLSENGGNSWKQVLAPPNATTGATEVVIDPSNPRRMYAAMWDHLREPHQRTYGGLGSSLWRSDDAGRTWSRMTNGLPTDADQGRWGIAVAPDNPQRLYAYVGTALGPFRAFYRSDDGGDSWTQTPVTAGQASQSTFSWWFGKLFVDPGNSDHVFLTGVNLMRSTNGAQSFSSVSGVHADQHAMRWDPKVPGRVYLGNDGGLYRSEANGASGWVKATYEPYTQFYTVDVAQTDPVLKVGGAQDNGCNRGYNGVGGPWNAIGCGDGLQVVIHPDSPNIVFGCSQYGSCYRSENSGGTPRQNIGTGQTTSQRRNWLTPLQFDPSDPNVMYYAGNILNRSTDNGRTWTPISPDLTGGGPNDPNGYPWGTITTVAAAPTDGNKLYVGTDDGRLWWTDDLGQNWQQVDPGQLPGTWVTRLAVNPADKNIAYATFSAFRSGSDRSHVMMTRDGGRTWSNIGRGLPDAPVNSVVPTADGLLLVGTDVGVFMSAWNGGEWAALGTNLPQAAVMYLRYHEPSRQLTAATFGRGVYDLAVPRCPAASTRLPLKPTGLGVIGVLASCRAG, encoded by the coding sequence ATGACAACGAGCCTGGGGCTGGTCATCGCGCTCGCGCTGACCGCCTCGTCCGCACCCCGGCCGGTCCAGGAGTCGCTGGCCACCAACTCGCCCACCGGTCCGATGGAAATCCCCGACGAGTGGATGACCGCCCAGCGGATGAGCGACGGCAGCCGGGACCTCTCGGTGGCCAAGTACGCGAAGGCTCGCGGCGAGGCCCACGATCTCAACCTGCGCACCCGCCTCCTCTACCGCCACCTGGCGCAGCGGGAATGGAACTTCTTCGGGCCCAGCAACATCGGCGGCCGGGTCGTGGACATCGCCGTCGACCCGCAGGTCCCCGACCAGATCTTCATCGCCGCCGCCTCCGGCGGCGTCTGGAAGTCCGACGACGCCGGCGCCACGTTCGAGACGGCCTGGCCGGACGACGGGACGCAGAGCATGGGCGCGGTCGCGATGACCAGCGACGGCGTCCTCTTCGCCGGAACCGGCGAGGCCCAGCCGGGTGGCGGCTCGATCACCTTCGGCGGCGACGGCATCTACCGCTCGAAGGACCGAGGCAGGACCTGGCGGCACGTCGGCCTGAAGGACAGCCACGCCATCGGCCGCTTCGCCATCGACCCGAGCAACGAGGACCGGATCTTCGCCGCCGCCAGCGGCAACCTCTTCGTACCGGGTGGTCAGCGCGGCGTCTACCTCTCGGAGAACGGCGGGAACAGCTGGAAGCAGGTGCTCGCGCCGCCGAACGCCACCACCGGCGCCACCGAGGTCGTCATCGACCCGAGCAACCCGCGCCGGATGTACGCGGCGATGTGGGACCACCTGCGCGAACCGCATCAGCGCACCTACGGCGGGCTCGGTTCCAGCCTCTGGCGCTCCGACGACGCCGGCCGCACCTGGTCGCGGATGACCAACGGCCTGCCCACCGACGCCGACCAGGGCCGCTGGGGCATCGCGGTCGCCCCGGACAACCCCCAGCGGCTGTACGCGTACGTCGGCACCGCACTCGGCCCGTTCCGCGCCTTCTACCGCTCCGACGACGGAGGCGACAGCTGGACGCAGACCCCGGTCACCGCCGGTCAGGCATCCCAGTCCACGTTCAGCTGGTGGTTCGGCAAGCTCTTCGTCGACCCCGGCAACTCCGATCACGTCTTCCTCACCGGGGTCAACCTGATGCGCTCGACCAACGGCGCGCAGAGCTTCTCGTCGGTAAGCGGCGTGCACGCCGACCAGCACGCGATGCGCTGGGACCCGAAGGTGCCCGGACGGGTCTACCTGGGCAACGACGGCGGCCTCTACCGATCCGAGGCGAACGGCGCGAGCGGCTGGGTCAAGGCGACCTACGAGCCCTACACCCAGTTCTACACGGTGGACGTGGCGCAGACCGATCCGGTGTTGAAGGTCGGTGGCGCGCAGGACAACGGCTGCAATCGCGGCTACAACGGCGTCGGTGGCCCGTGGAACGCCATCGGCTGCGGTGACGGCCTCCAGGTGGTCATCCACCCGGATTCCCCGAACATCGTCTTCGGGTGCAGCCAGTACGGCTCCTGCTACCGGTCGGAGAACTCCGGCGGCACCCCCCGCCAGAACATCGGCACCGGCCAGACGACCTCGCAGCGGCGCAACTGGCTGACCCCGCTGCAGTTCGACCCGAGCGACCCGAACGTCATGTACTACGCCGGGAACATCCTCAACCGCTCGACAGACAACGGCCGCACCTGGACGCCGATCAGCCCGGACCTCACCGGCGGCGGCCCCAACGACCCGAACGGCTACCCGTGGGGCACGATCACCACCGTCGCCGCCGCGCCCACCGACGGCAACAAGCTCTACGTCGGCACCGACGACGGGAGGCTGTGGTGGACCGACGACCTCGGGCAGAACTGGCAGCAGGTCGACCCGGGGCAACTGCCCGGAACCTGGGTCACCCGGTTGGCGGTGAACCCCGCCGACAAGAACATCGCCTACGCCACCTTCTCCGCCTTCCGGTCCGGTAGCGACCGGTCGCACGTGATGATGACCCGCGACGGCGGCCGTACCTGGAGCAACATCGGCCGAGGTCTGCCGGACGCGCCAGTGAACTCCGTCGTCCCGACCGCCGACGGCCTGCTGCTGGTCGGCACCGACGTCGGGGTGTTCATGTCGGCGTGGAACGGCGGCGAGTGGGCGGCGCTGGGCACCAACCTGCCGCAGGCGGCCGTGATGTACCTGCGTTACCACGAACCGAGCCGGCAGCTCACCGCGGCGACCTTCGGGCGGGGCGTCTACGACCTCGCCGTGCCCCGCTGCCCGGCAGCGTCGACCAGGCTGCCGCTCAAGCCGACCGGCCTCGGCGTGATCGGCGTGCTCGCCTCCTGCCGAGCGGGCTGA
- a CDS encoding carbohydrate ABC transporter permease, with protein MSTGRVSRPLTAWAFLAPYAVAVALLIALPALLNLGYAFTDHTGLTRDPQFVGLDNARRLLADGFLADSIRASAIHLALAVPLRLLAAIGLGLLLAAPRPGGRWFRVAVYLPSVVPDVALAVLFLWVLNPLYGPLNQLLGLFGHPGMNWLAEPGSARVAVALMLAFPIGEGFIVVLAARRMLDGRLYEAAALEGCGPFGQLRRLTLPLLAPVLVLLAVRDTILTLQVNFVPAYVLTDGRPANATLYLPVYIFDQVFEFSGFAYGAMITSVLMVVTGGIITALLLMVRRWRVLR; from the coding sequence GTGAGCACCGGCCGGGTCAGCCGGCCGCTGACCGCGTGGGCGTTCCTCGCGCCGTACGCGGTGGCGGTCGCGCTGCTGATCGCGCTGCCCGCACTGCTCAACCTCGGCTACGCGTTCACCGACCACACCGGACTGACCCGGGACCCGCAGTTCGTCGGCCTGGACAACGCGCGCCGCCTGCTCGCCGACGGCTTCCTCGCCGACAGCATCCGGGCCTCCGCGATCCACCTGGCGCTGGCCGTACCGCTGCGGCTGCTGGCCGCCATCGGGCTCGGGCTGCTGTTGGCCGCGCCCCGCCCTGGCGGCCGCTGGTTCCGGGTCGCGGTCTACCTGCCGAGCGTCGTACCCGACGTGGCCCTGGCGGTGCTCTTCCTGTGGGTGCTCAACCCGCTCTACGGCCCGCTCAACCAACTGCTCGGGCTCTTCGGCCACCCGGGCATGAACTGGCTCGCCGAGCCCGGCTCCGCACGGGTGGCGGTGGCGCTGATGCTCGCGTTCCCGATCGGTGAGGGATTCATCGTCGTGCTCGCCGCCCGACGGATGCTCGACGGACGGCTGTACGAGGCGGCAGCGCTGGAGGGCTGCGGCCCGTTCGGCCAGCTGCGCCGGCTCACGCTGCCGCTGCTCGCGCCGGTGCTGGTGCTGCTCGCCGTCCGCGACACGATCCTCACCCTGCAGGTCAACTTCGTGCCGGCGTACGTCCTCACCGACGGCCGGCCCGCCAACGCCACCCTCTACCTGCCGGTCTACATCTTCGACCAGGTCTTCGAGTTCTCCGGCTTCGCCTACGGGGCCATGATCACGAGCGTCCTCATGGTGGTCACCGGGGGCATCATCACCGCGCTGCTGCTGATGGTGCGACGCTGGCGGGTGCTGCGCTAA
- a CDS encoding ABC transporter ATP-binding protein has protein sequence MAEQGVIRLESLTKSYGKVVALDGVDLAVRAGEMVTLVGPSGSGKSTILRLIAGLDRPDHGRVVVDGQDVAQVPPHRRAVAMVFQDYALYPHLTVRGNLLFGLRVRRVRRAEADERARAAADRLGIADLLDRYPDETSGGQRQRIALARALLREPTVYLLDEPLASLDAPLRFATRADLLTLHRELGTTTIHVTHDQAEAMTLGDRVVVLDHGRVRQIGPPQQVYDEPADTFVAGFLGSPPMNLVRGGGVLGGGTDLTLGVRPEDLSLDPDGPVAATVEAVEALGSEAILLTRCDDGTRLTVRTGPRPGVWPGDHVRLRADPGRIHRFDADTGRRR, from the coding sequence GTGGCTGAGCAGGGCGTGATCCGACTCGAATCGCTGACCAAGTCGTACGGGAAGGTCGTCGCCCTCGACGGCGTCGACCTGGCGGTGCGCGCCGGCGAGATGGTCACCCTGGTCGGCCCGTCCGGCTCCGGCAAGTCGACGATCCTGCGGCTGATCGCCGGCCTGGACCGGCCGGACCATGGCCGGGTCGTCGTCGACGGGCAGGACGTGGCCCAGGTGCCACCGCACCGCCGCGCGGTGGCAATGGTCTTCCAGGACTACGCGCTCTACCCCCACCTCACCGTCCGCGGCAACCTGCTGTTCGGGCTGCGGGTCCGCCGCGTCCGGCGCGCGGAGGCCGACGAGCGCGCCCGGGCGGCGGCCGACCGGCTCGGCATCGCCGATCTGCTCGACCGCTACCCCGACGAGACCTCCGGCGGGCAGCGCCAGCGCATCGCCCTCGCCCGCGCGCTGCTGCGCGAGCCGACCGTCTACCTGCTCGACGAGCCGCTGGCCAGCCTGGACGCGCCGCTGCGCTTCGCCACCCGCGCCGACCTGCTCACCCTGCACCGCGAACTGGGCACCACCACCATCCACGTCACCCACGACCAGGCCGAGGCGATGACGCTCGGCGACCGGGTCGTCGTCCTCGACCACGGTCGGGTCCGCCAGATTGGCCCGCCGCAGCAGGTCTACGACGAACCCGCGGACACCTTCGTAGCCGGCTTCCTGGGCAGCCCGCCGATGAACCTGGTACGCGGCGGCGGGGTGCTGGGCGGCGGCACCGACCTGACCCTCGGCGTACGCCCGGAGGATCTGAGCCTCGACCCCGACGGACCGGTGGCGGCGACCGTCGAGGCGGTGGAGGCGCTCGGCAGCGAGGCCATCCTGCTGACCCGCTGCGACGACGGCACGCGGCTGACCGTCCGCACCGGCCCGCGACCCGGCGTATGGCCGGGCGACCACGTACGACTGCGCGCCGACCCGGGCCGGATCCACCGCTTCGACGCCGACACCGGACGACGCCGGTGA
- a CDS encoding ABC transporter substrate-binding protein has translation MSTVRARRWVALITAALLLGYAAGCGAGDRAADRPGITVVLFGDAEEIAGYRSLVAAFEQAHPDVPVNLSPVATQDDLMARLTTSFAGGQPPDVFLLNYRRYGQFAAQQAIEPAQAYLDRSAALNESDFSPRALDAFRFDGKTLTCLPQNMSSLVVYYNADLFAAAGVPLPKAGWTWDDFLAAGRALTGDGKYGVGVEPSLPRLAPFVWSNRGELVDHPDKPTTLTLTGDPASRAAVDWFLDLQLKHHVVPPDAEEQSESSEARFLRGTLGMYLNSRVAVPTLRTIDGFTWDAAPLPIAPGGVPASILHSDAYCMSAGLPDHDQAWRFIEFAMGGQGQRILAGSGRTVPSRLDVANSPDFLDPQQPPRSSRIYLDAEPHLRATPRTGTWSRVEREAGGLLAEVFYGRIGREEGLRQLEEKLRPLFTLTVGAGG, from the coding sequence ATGAGCACGGTCCGCGCTCGACGATGGGTTGCCCTGATCACCGCCGCGCTGCTGCTCGGCTACGCGGCCGGCTGCGGCGCCGGCGACCGCGCGGCCGACCGGCCAGGAATCACGGTCGTGCTCTTCGGCGACGCTGAGGAGATCGCCGGCTACCGCAGCCTGGTCGCCGCCTTCGAGCAGGCCCACCCCGACGTGCCCGTCAACCTCTCCCCCGTCGCCACCCAGGACGATCTGATGGCCCGCCTGACCACCTCGTTCGCTGGCGGGCAGCCACCCGACGTGTTCCTGCTCAACTACCGCCGCTACGGCCAGTTCGCCGCCCAGCAGGCGATCGAACCAGCGCAGGCGTACCTCGACCGCAGCGCGGCGCTGAACGAGAGCGACTTCTCCCCGCGGGCACTGGACGCCTTCCGGTTCGACGGCAAGACGCTGACCTGCCTGCCGCAGAACATGTCCTCCCTGGTCGTCTACTACAACGCCGACCTGTTCGCGGCGGCCGGCGTGCCACTGCCGAAGGCCGGCTGGACCTGGGACGACTTCCTGGCCGCCGGGCGGGCCCTGACCGGCGACGGGAAGTACGGCGTGGGCGTGGAGCCGTCCCTGCCGCGGCTCGCCCCGTTCGTCTGGTCCAACCGGGGTGAGCTGGTCGACCACCCGGACAAGCCGACCACCCTGACCCTCACCGGCGACCCGGCCAGCCGCGCCGCCGTCGACTGGTTCCTCGACCTGCAACTGAAGCACCACGTCGTGCCGCCGGACGCCGAGGAGCAGAGCGAGTCGAGTGAGGCCCGGTTCCTGCGCGGCACGCTCGGCATGTACCTCAACAGCCGGGTCGCCGTGCCGACGCTGCGCACCATCGACGGCTTCACCTGGGACGCGGCGCCGCTGCCGATCGCGCCGGGCGGCGTACCCGCGTCGATCCTGCACAGCGACGCCTACTGCATGAGCGCCGGCCTACCCGACCACGACCAGGCCTGGCGGTTCATCGAGTTCGCGATGGGCGGGCAGGGCCAGCGGATCCTCGCCGGGTCGGGCCGCACGGTGCCGTCCCGGCTCGACGTGGCCAACTCCCCCGACTTCCTCGACCCGCAGCAGCCCCCTCGGTCGTCGCGGATCTACCTCGACGCCGAGCCGCACCTGCGCGCCACCCCGCGCACCGGCACCTGGTCGCGAGTGGAGCGCGAGGCCGGGGGGCTGCTCGCCGAGGTCTTCTACGGCCGGATCGGACGCGAGGAGGGGCTGCGACAACTGGAGGAGAAGCTCCGGCCGCTCTTTACGCTCACGGTAGGCGCCGGTGGCTGA
- a CDS encoding carbohydrate ABC transporter permease — translation MQFSGPAVIPRFIGRFLVPAAFAALFAAPLWFMVVGSLRPAGLPPPRTFEVLPPEPTAAAYARLPELIPLFRYLANSALVVAVAVPLTVIVASLTGFGLRLLTPVARRRAVLGLLAVLLVPVTAVWATRFELFRLAGVVDTYLPLLAPALLAGSPFLVLLYAWSFGGVPDTQLGAARLEGAGWLTIWRRVALPQVRPATLAVGVLAFTLHWSNLIDPLLYLQSGDRYTYPLGLQFLRLLNPTDWPLLMAACVVATAPCVVVFLLAQRILLNDDPLAALRSGGRR, via the coding sequence GTGCAGTTCTCGGGCCCAGCCGTGATCCCGCGGTTCATTGGGCGGTTCCTGGTGCCGGCGGCGTTCGCGGCGCTCTTCGCCGCACCACTGTGGTTCATGGTGGTCGGCTCACTACGACCCGCCGGCCTGCCCCCGCCCCGCACCTTCGAGGTACTCCCACCCGAACCGACCGCGGCCGCGTACGCCCGGCTGCCGGAGCTGATCCCGCTGTTCCGGTACCTGGCCAACTCGGCGCTGGTCGTCGCGGTCGCCGTGCCCCTGACCGTCATCGTCGCCTCACTGACCGGCTTCGGGCTGCGGCTGTTGACGCCGGTGGCCCGCCGCCGGGCGGTCCTGGGCCTGCTGGCGGTGCTCCTGGTGCCGGTCACCGCCGTGTGGGCCACCCGGTTCGAGCTGTTCCGGCTGGCCGGCGTGGTCGACACGTACCTCCCGTTGCTGGCCCCGGCGCTGCTCGCCGGCAGCCCCTTCCTGGTGCTGCTCTACGCGTGGAGCTTCGGCGGCGTGCCGGACACCCAGCTCGGGGCGGCCCGGCTGGAGGGCGCCGGTTGGTTGACGATCTGGCGCCGGGTGGCGCTGCCGCAGGTGCGCCCGGCGACGCTGGCCGTCGGCGTGCTCGCCTTCACGCTGCACTGGTCCAACCTGATCGACCCGCTGCTCTACCTGCAGAGCGGTGACCGCTACACATACCCGCTCGGCCTGCAGTTCCTGCGGCTGCTGAACCCGACGGACTGGCCGCTGCTGATGGCCGCCTGCGTTGTCGCGACAGCGCCGTGCGTGGTGGTGTTCCTGCTCGCTCAGCGAATCCTGCTCAACGACGATCCGCTAGCGGCACTGAGATCTGGAGGTCGTAGATGA
- a CDS encoding Xaa-Pro dipeptidyl-peptidase, whose translation MRTTRSWWRASVVVVAAIAVGLPAATATANPTAGRVRPVIQHGVTQPVFGYADAIRERVFVTSDVDTDGDGARDVVAMDIIRPKASQAGLRVPVIMDASPYYSTVCRGNESECKADIDGDGLNDQWPLFYDNYFVPRGYAVVLLDMIGTNNSTGCPVTGGRADNISAPTAIDWLNGRRAGTDAAGTRVVADWHNGKTGMIGKSYDGTLANAAAASGVRGLTTIVPISAISSWYDYSRSNGLVTRANNYSGSLSNTVTNPERREHCAAVRTQLGVDGDDVTGDYNAFWAERDYVPHADRVRASVFVVHGINDNNVRADHFSKWWDALAEENVPRKLWLTGTGHIDPFDFRRGEWVDTLHRWFDFWLHGVKNGIMAEPMADIERTPDVWETYRSWPIPAVRSTQVFLRPGDEGAAGGLSVRPQPGKASRTFQDTPSMSQTNAIRHPSDPAANTENRLVFLSQPLRRPLHISGTPIVKINASVNGEDTSFAGLLVDYGTRPRFSTSGDGIRTLTTEDCWGNSATWGGHAEDACYRQTEKTVVTDSQELVTKGILDGLNLKSPSVTTPLVPGKKNSVDVPLLPEDYVFAAGNQVGVVLLGSYSGYSSRAKQNRADITVHFDRSRIELPIVGGRLAAVAAGL comes from the coding sequence ATGCGAACCACAAGGAGCTGGTGGCGAGCGTCGGTGGTGGTCGTTGCGGCCATCGCCGTCGGCCTGCCGGCGGCAACCGCGACGGCGAACCCGACGGCGGGCCGGGTCAGGCCGGTCATTCAGCACGGAGTCACCCAGCCGGTGTTCGGGTATGCCGACGCGATCCGCGAGCGGGTATTCGTCACCTCCGACGTCGACACCGATGGCGACGGCGCCCGCGACGTCGTGGCGATGGACATCATCCGGCCCAAGGCCAGCCAGGCGGGTCTGCGGGTGCCGGTGATCATGGATGCCAGCCCCTACTACTCCACCGTGTGTCGCGGCAACGAGAGCGAATGCAAGGCCGACATCGACGGCGACGGCCTCAACGACCAGTGGCCGCTCTTCTACGACAACTACTTCGTCCCGCGCGGCTACGCGGTGGTCCTGCTCGACATGATCGGCACCAACAACTCGACCGGCTGTCCGGTCACCGGTGGTCGCGCCGACAACATCAGCGCGCCGACCGCGATCGACTGGCTCAACGGTCGTCGGGCCGGCACCGACGCGGCCGGCACGCGGGTCGTCGCCGACTGGCACAACGGTAAGACCGGCATGATCGGCAAGTCGTACGACGGGACGCTGGCTAACGCGGCCGCCGCCAGCGGCGTGCGGGGGCTCACCACCATCGTGCCGATCTCGGCGATCTCCAGCTGGTACGACTACTCACGCAGCAACGGCCTGGTCACCCGGGCGAACAACTACTCCGGCAGCCTCTCCAACACGGTCACCAACCCGGAGCGGCGGGAGCACTGTGCGGCGGTGCGGACCCAGCTCGGCGTCGACGGCGACGACGTCACCGGCGACTACAACGCCTTCTGGGCGGAGCGAGACTACGTCCCGCACGCGGACCGGGTGCGAGCGAGTGTGTTCGTGGTCCACGGCATCAACGACAACAACGTCCGCGCGGACCACTTCAGCAAGTGGTGGGACGCGCTGGCCGAGGAGAACGTGCCGCGCAAGCTCTGGCTGACCGGCACCGGTCACATCGACCCGTTCGACTTCCGTCGGGGTGAGTGGGTGGACACCCTGCACCGGTGGTTCGACTTCTGGCTGCACGGGGTGAAGAACGGCATCATGGCCGAGCCGATGGCCGACATCGAGCGCACGCCGGACGTCTGGGAGACCTACCGCAGCTGGCCGATCCCGGCCGTCCGGAGCACCCAGGTGTTCCTGCGCCCCGGCGACGAGGGGGCGGCCGGCGGGCTGTCGGTCCGCCCGCAGCCGGGTAAGGCGTCCCGGACGTTCCAGGACACCCCGTCGATGAGCCAGACCAACGCGATCCGGCACCCGTCGGACCCGGCGGCGAACACGGAGAACCGGTTGGTCTTCCTCTCCCAGCCGCTGCGCAGGCCGCTGCACATCTCGGGTACCCCGATCGTCAAGATCAACGCATCGGTGAACGGCGAAGACACCAGCTTCGCCGGCCTGCTGGTGGACTACGGCACCCGGCCGCGGTTCAGCACCTCGGGCGACGGTATTCGGACGCTGACCACCGAGGACTGCTGGGGCAACTCGGCCACCTGGGGCGGACACGCCGAGGACGCCTGCTACCGACAGACCGAGAAAACCGTCGTCACCGATTCGCAGGAGCTGGTGACCAAGGGCATCCTGGACGGCCTCAACCTGAAGTCGCCGTCCGTGACGACGCCGCTGGTGCCGGGCAAGAAGAACTCCGTCGACGTGCCGCTGCTTCCCGAGGACTACGTCTTCGCGGCTGGCAACCAGGTCGGCGTGGTGCTGCTCGGCTCGTACTCCGGCTACAGCAGCCGGGCGAAGCAGAACCGGGCCGACATCACCGTCCACTTCGACCGCAGCCGGATCGAGCTACCGATCGTCGGTGGCCGGTTGGCGGCCGTGGCCGCGGGCCTGTAA
- a CDS encoding PucR family transcriptional regulator, with protein MQGELQRLVDALAVYAGRPALIEDRRQRVVVYSEHTGLMDDVRKASILRRQTTPEVMAWFRDLGIMDARTAVRTQASRELDLLPRVCVPIRHQDLLLGFVWFIDPDGTMADADITATGLMSELSLALYRENLLGELASQRESEAARTLLSDSEASRDQSVRTLREAGLIAGDGPATALVAQLVPLHGEPPDEVARLALEQALVTTRRWIGTREALHLVRDDHGVLLLCGERGAGRPSPEVVAKLLDDNLRQATRGLGSVERIVVGVGQPRPRLTEAIASYGEALQSARVGVRLPALGPVVSWAGLGIYRVLSRMEGRHLDIADVHPGLERLLQEQPNPVLLQTLERYLDLAGNAHATAKQLRLHRTTLYYRLQRIEELADTDLKNGNERLCLHLALKLGRLTGAYRPQE; from the coding sequence ATGCAAGGGGAGCTGCAACGCCTTGTCGACGCTCTCGCCGTGTACGCGGGCCGCCCGGCGCTGATCGAGGACCGCCGTCAGCGGGTGGTGGTCTACAGCGAGCACACCGGGTTGATGGACGACGTGCGCAAGGCGTCCATCCTGCGCCGGCAGACCACCCCGGAGGTGATGGCGTGGTTCCGGGACCTCGGCATCATGGACGCCCGTACCGCCGTGCGCACGCAGGCGTCGCGAGAGCTCGACCTGCTGCCGCGGGTCTGCGTGCCGATCCGTCACCAGGACCTGCTGCTGGGGTTTGTCTGGTTCATCGACCCCGACGGCACGATGGCCGACGCGGACATCACCGCCACCGGTCTGATGAGCGAGCTGTCGCTGGCGCTGTACCGGGAGAACCTCCTCGGTGAGCTGGCCTCCCAACGCGAGAGCGAGGCGGCGCGGACCCTGCTCTCCGACAGCGAGGCCAGCCGGGACCAGTCGGTGCGGACCCTGCGCGAGGCCGGCCTGATCGCCGGGGACGGGCCGGCCACCGCCCTTGTCGCGCAGCTGGTGCCGTTGCACGGCGAGCCGCCCGACGAGGTGGCCCGGCTGGCGCTGGAGCAGGCGCTGGTCACCACCCGGCGGTGGATCGGCACCCGGGAGGCGCTGCACCTGGTCCGCGACGACCACGGGGTGCTACTGCTCTGCGGCGAGCGGGGTGCCGGGCGCCCCTCTCCCGAGGTCGTCGCGAAACTGCTCGACGACAACCTGCGGCAGGCGACCCGCGGGCTCGGCTCGGTGGAGCGCATCGTGGTCGGGGTCGGGCAGCCGCGGCCCCGGCTGACCGAGGCGATCGCGTCGTACGGGGAGGCGCTGCAGTCGGCCCGGGTGGGCGTGCGGTTGCCGGCGCTCGGCCCGGTGGTGTCGTGGGCGGGGCTGGGCATATACCGGGTGCTGTCGCGGATGGAGGGTCGGCACCTGGACATCGCCGACGTGCACCCCGGGCTTGAACGGTTGCTGCAGGAGCAGCCGAACCCGGTGTTGCTGCAGACCCTGGAGCGCTATCTGGATCTGGCCGGGAACGCGCACGCCACGGCCAAGCAGCTACGCCTGCACCGCACCACGCTCTACTACCGGCTACAGCGGATCGAGGAGCTGGCCGACACCGACCTGAAGAACGGAAACGAGCGGCTCTGTCTGCACCTGGCGCTGAAGCTGGGCCGGTTGACCGGCGCCTACCGGCCGCAGGAGTGA